A window of the Fusarium poae strain DAOMC 252244 chromosome 3, whole genome shotgun sequence genome harbors these coding sequences:
- the NTE1 gene encoding phosphatidylcholine and lysophosphatidylcholine phospholipase (TransMembrane:2 (o45-70i91-113o)~BUSCO:1276at5125): MASDPSNAAQMAGDVAETVAHALSFSSSPPSAMSTMPAITVHEPYTWFGLFGWLILSILHITSTILYWVIRIATINVPSFLFHLFSTSWTVTMNATTLMFIMAAVVSAVSWVVRYRILNMYSRLPPEPQRKEPEIDLFPDTHEGGSKSGLANYLDEFLSAIKIFGYLERPVFHELTRSMQTRKLIAGETINLEEEKGFCIVVDGLVEIFVKSNRSPRAAAASRGHLDLDSSDEDDDAPGQQTYQLLTEVRNGAPMSSLFSIMSLFTEDVGLRPNEENEDPSLHPAKSSGLRHPTFEKPIDVSMPGTPQHHDGFEADEKKPEGLGVSGMESEHASIPPISLDGPTPPPPRPTRPPMPSRATSGSAHPDIIARATVDTTIAIIPASAFRRLIKIYPKATAHIVHVILSRFQRVTLAQAFNYLGLTSEVLQTEKSMIKYTVCQLPNILRGDALERLKEKFKRERERSEEEDDTKGIALHNSASTHRRRSSTGLRKEAMLQSMTKLRGTSVVTSTIAPPRERASPHTPSPGDLLSNTQLSGRGTSRVSPTDQRAVSGASIRRQGVNPKDDRFFNDPFDSRRLGRMTLDPRETVDEDNLFRASILECMFKTLGLDTNGSVSREPESMEGSPKLVSVDHRRSRFYNQNNAFGFMPPYDGSVDGETESVTSNGTALHAPVSAHNLANDMKDEVEIVFFPKGSVLVEQGERNPGLYYVVDGFLDIGTSSEGDAHNILKSSGFGKSQQDPSSPDPSDMGSFPNLARTEAARDQAEVETQQSTSKKPRRSIALVKPGGLAGYIGSVSSYRSFIDVVAKTDVYVGFLPRASLERIVDRYPIVLLTMAKRLTNILPRLILHIDFALEWVQVNAGQVLFHEADESEAIYIVLNGRLRLVQERKGGSGGVTALAEYGQGDSVGELEVLTETVRPGTLHAIRDTELVKFPRTLFNSLAQEHPNITIKISKIIASRMRAIVDDTSKFSSKDASASPKTLMRKSNMNLRTVAILPVTAGVPVVEFGNRLMNALAQVGPANGATSLNQAAILNHLGKHAFNKMGKLRLSQYLADLEEKYGLVVYVADTNVNSPWTQTCITQADSILLVGLAEGSPAIGEYERFMLGMKSTARKVLVLLHAERYSRPGLTRAWLQNRMWINGGHCHIQMAFRTNQMPVHPPKKLGQALKERVQVLQAEIQKYTSRKVHHTPYYSPDSPFKGDFHRLARRLCGKSIGLVLGGGGARGITQIGIIRAMEEAGIPIDLVGGTSIGAFVGALYARHADVVPMFGFAKKFAGRMASLWRFALDLTYPSASYTTGHEFNRGIFKALGDTQMEDFWLEYYCNTTNISKSRAEFHTSGYAWRYIRASMSLAGLLPPLCDEGSMLLDGGYIDNLTVSHMKGLGVDIIFAIDVGALDDDTPQTYGDSLSGAWAFVNRWNPFSSHPNPPTLAEIQGRLAYVSSVDALERAKTMAGCIYMRPPIDDYGTLDFHKFDELYQLGYKYGQEFFNKMKEQGVLPLVEETEAKKALRRTMAPRRASI, translated from the exons ATGGCATCTGATCCGTCAAATGCCGCTCAAATGGCAGGCGACGTCGCTGAGACTGTCGCCCATGCCCTCAGCTTCAGCAGCTCCCCTCCCTCCGCGATGAGCACAATGCCTGCCATCACCGTCCATGAGCCTTACACTTGGTTTGGCCTCTTTGGATGGCTGATTCTATCTATCTTGCACATTACATCGACCATCCTTTATTGGGTGATCCGGATTGCGACTATCAATGTCCCTTCCTTTTTATTCCACTTGTTCTCCACAAGCTGGACCGTCACAATGAATGCTACCACGCT CATGTTCATCATGGCAGCTGTCGTGTCGGCCGTCAGTTGGGTTGTGAGGTATCGCATCCTCAACATGTACTCTCGTCTGCCTCCAGAGCCTCAGCGCAAAGAGCCGGAGATCGACCTTTTCCCAGACACTCACGAGGGTGGTTCTAAGTCGGGCTTGGCAAACTATCTGGACGAGTTCTTGAGTGCAATCAAGATCTTTGGCTACCTGGAGCGACCTGTCTTCCACGAGTTGACTAGAAGCATGCAGACGCGGAAACTCATTGCTGGCGAAACCATCAACcttgaagaggaaaaagGCTTCTGCATTGTCGTCGACGGATTGGTTGAGATCTTTGTCAAGTCAAACCGAAGCCCACgcgccgccgccgcctctCGAGGACACCTTGATCTGGATTCGtccgatgaagatgatgacgcTCCCGGCCAGCAGACATATCAGCTTTTGACAGAAGTTCGCAATGGAGCCCCCATGTCGTCGCTGTTCTCTATCATGTCTCTTTTTACAGAGGATGTTGGACTGCGGCCAAACGAAGAAAACGAGGATCCTTCTTTGCATCCCGCCAAAAGTAGTGGCCTTCGCCATCCGACTTTTGAGAAGCCGATTGATGTGTCTATGCCCGGCACGCCTCAACATCACGATGGCTTTGAAGCAGACGAGAAGAAGCCCGAGGGCCTTGGTGTTTCTGGTATGGAAAGTGAACACGCTTCCATTCCACCAATCTCACTGGATGGCCCCACTCCCCCTCCTCCCCGGCCCACCAGGCCGCCTATGCCATCTAGAGCAACATCCGGCTCGGCGCATCCAGACATTATTGCGCGCGCAACTGTTGATACTACGATTGCTATCATTCCTGCGAGTGCTTTCAGGAGACTTATCAAGATATATCCCAAGGCTACTGCACACATCGTCCACGTCATTCTCTCCAGATTCCAGAGAGTCACTCTTGCACAGGCTTTCAACTATTTGGGCTTGACCAGTGAGGTGCTGCAGACGGAGAAGAGCATGATTAAGTATACCGTGTGTCAGCTCCCCAACATCTTACGAGGTGATGCCCTGGAGCGCCTCAAGGAGAAGTTCAAACGGGAGCGTGAGCGTagcgaggaggaagatgacaCGAAGGGCATTGCACTTCACAACTCGGCATCTACTCACCGGCGACGGTCTAGCACCGGACTGCGGAAGGAGGCCATGTTGCAGTCAATGACAAAACTGAGAGGAACTTCAGTTGTCACTAGTACTATCGCGCCACCTCGTGAGCGAGCATCGCCCCATACCCCGAGTCCTGGAGACTTGCTGTCTAATACACAGTTGTCCGGCCGTGGGACCTCGCGCGTTTCTCCAACAGATCAACGAGCTGTCTCGGGAGCTTCAATCAGAAGGCAAGGTGTCAATCCAAAGGATGATCGGTTTTTCAACGATCCATTCGACTCGAGGAGGCTGGGTCGCATGACGTTGGATCCACGAGAAACTGTCGATGAAGACAACCTATTCCGCGCCTCCATCCTGGAATGCATGTTCAAGACACTCGGACTGGATACCAATGGAAGTGTGTCCCGCGAGCCGGAGTCTATGGAGGGCTCCCCCAAACTGGTTTCGGTCGATCATCGGCGGTCGAGATTTTACAACCAGAACAATGCCTTCGGTTTCATGCCTCCCTACGATGGCTCCGTTGATGGCGAGACGGAATCGGTGACATCAAACGGGACGGCCCTGCACGCTCCTGTCAGCGCCCACAACCTTGCTAACGATATGAAAGACGAGGTTGAGATTGTGTTTTTCCCCAAGGGTTCAGTTCTTGTGGAACAGGGCGAGCGAAACCCTGGTCTGTACTATGTTGTTGATGGGTTCCTAGACATTGGCACGAGCAGCGAGGGTGATGCTCACAACATCCTCAAGTCTAGCGGGTTTGGCAAATCGCAGCAAGATCCATCATCGCCTGATCCGTCTGACATGGGATCGTTCCCCAATTTGGCAAGGACTGAAGCTGCACGAGATCAAGCCGAAGTCGAGACACAACAGTCTACGTCAAAGAAGCCCCGTCGCAGCATTGCCTTGGTTAAACCCGGTGGACTCGCTGGCTACATCGGGAGTGTTTCTTCATACCGATCTTTTATCGACGTGGTGGCCAAGACTGATGTGTATGTGGGCTTTTTGCCTCGTGCTTCACTTGAGCGCATCGTAGACCGCTATCCAATCGTTCTCCTCACGATGGCCAAGCGATTGACCAATATTCTGCCACGCTTGATCCTGCACATTGACTTTGCTCTGGAATGGGTTCAAGTCAATGCTGGCCAGGTCCTCTTTCATGAAGCCGATGAAAGCGAAGCCATTTATATCGTTCTCAATGGGCGCTTGCGTCTGGTCCAAGAACGCAAGGGTGGCAGTGGTGGTGTCACCGCTCTAGCTGAGTATGGTCAAGGTGACAGTGTCGGTGAACTCGAGGTGCTTACGGAGACCGTTCGCCCAGGCACTTTGCACGCTATTCGAGACACGGAGTTGGTGAAATTCCCTCGCACGTTGTTCAACAGCTTGGCACAGGAACACCCGAACATCACGATCAAGATTTCAAAGATCATCGCATCCAGAATGAGGGCAATTGTTGATGACACATCCAAGTTCTCCTCCAAGGACGCCAGTGCCAGCCCCAAGACATTGATGCGAAAGTCGAACATGAATCTTCGAACAGTGGCTATCCTTCCTGTCACGGCTGGCGTACCTGTTGTTGAGTTTGGAAATCGTCTCATGAACGCACTCGCTCAAGTTGGCCCAGCAAATGGTGCCACTTCCCTCAACCAGGCTGCTATTCTCAACCATCTTGGCAAGCATGCCTTCAACAAGATGGGAAAGCTCAGGCTCTCTCAATATCTTGCCGACTTGGAAGAGAAATACGGCCTGGTTGTTTATGTTGCAG ATACCAATGTCAACTCCCCATGGACGCAGACTTGTATCACGCAAGCAGATAGTATTCTCCTAGTGGGCCTTGCAGAAGGATCACCGGCAATTGGTGAGTACGAGCGCTTCATGCTTGGCATGAAGTCTACGGCTAGAAAGGTTCTGGTTTTACTGCATGCCGAACGTTATTCTCGGCCTGGTCTCACCCGGGCTTGGCTCCAGAATCGCATGTGGATTAATGGAGGTCATTGTCACATCCAGATGGCCTTTAGGACAAACCAGATGCCAGTGCATCCTCCGAAGAAACTGGGCCAAGCACTCAAGGAGCGTGTGCAGGTGTTACAGGCCGAGATACAGAAATACACCTCCCGTAAGGTGCATCATACTCCGTACTATTCGCCCGATTCGCCTTTCAAGGGTGATTTCCACCGCCTGGCACGACGGCTGTGTGGCAAATCAATTGGACTTGTACTTGGCGGAGGCGGTGCACGAGGTATCACCCAGATCGGTATCATCCGCGCCATGGAAGAAGCCGGAATTCCTATTGATCTAGTGGGAGGAACTTCAATCGGTGCCTTTGTTGGAGCCCTGTATGCTCGCCATGCGGATGTTGTGCCCATGTTTGGATTCGCCAAAAAGTTTGCTGGTCGCATGGCCAGTCTTTGGCGTTTTGCTCTGGATTTGACCTATCCTTCCGCGTCGTACACTACGGGACACGAGTTCAACCGCGGCATTTTCAAAGCGCTCGGTGACACCCAAATGGAAGACTTCTGGCTTGAGTACTACTGCAACACAACTAACATCAGTAAGAGTCGTGCGGAGTTTCATACCAGTGGTTATGCCTGGAGGTATATCCGTGCCTCCATGTCCCTTGCCGGTTTGCTTCCACCTCTGTGCGACGAGGGCAGTATGCTACTTGATGGTGGCTACATTGACAATTTGACTGTGTCGCACATGAAGGGCCTTGGAGTTGACATAATCTTTGCTATCGACGTAGGTGCCTTGGATGATGATACACCGCAAACATATGGTGACTCGCTGTCTGGAGCGTGGGCGTTTGTCAATCGATGGAATCCGTTCTCGTCTCACCCAAACCCTCCAACTCTTGCGGAGATCCAGGGACGACTAGCATATGTGTCGAGTGTTGATGCTCTGGAACGTGCCAAGACGATGGCGGGATGCATCTACATGCGACCGCCGATTGACGACTATGGAACGCTCGATTTCCACAAGTTTGATGAACTGTACCAGCTGGGATACAAGTATGGACAAGAGTTTTTCAACAAGATGAAAGAGCAAGGAGTCTTGCCCTTGGTAGAAGAGACGGAGGCTAAGAAGGCGCTTAGACGCACAATGGCACCGCGACGAGCGAGTATATGA
- a CDS encoding hypothetical protein (TransMembrane:1 (o39-55i)), with translation MGRRDTYSEPPRGHRQSRRQQPEARREHKQFQKERGFDWTPGLVLALIGAVTFLSKDFEKYKQRHEWRNEESQDNGSRDDGRGRRRYRSSSRRPDYYEDDDDYYYDRRSRGYSR, from the coding sequence ATGGGACGACGAGATACCTACTCTGAACCTCCTCGAGGCCACCGACAATCTCGTCGACAACAACCCGAGGCTCGTCGTGAACACAAGCAGTTCCAAAAAGAGAGAGGCTTTGACTGGACACCAGGCCTTGTCCTCGCCCTCATAGGCGCTGTCACCTTTCTGAGCAAAGACTTTGAGAAGTACAAGCAGAGGCACGAATGGCGCAATGAAGAGTCCCAGGACAACGGAAGCAGAGATGATGGCAGAGGAAGGAGGAGGTATCGATCAAGCAGTCGACGTCCAGACTActacgaggatgatgacgattaTTATTACGATCGGCGTAGCAGAGGATACAGTCGTTGA